In Endozoicomonas sp. GU-1, one DNA window encodes the following:
- a CDS encoding TetR/AcrR family transcriptional regulator — translation MDAVAKKYRPGKIRENNKKSILVAAEQEFVTHGFKGTTMQRIAERANLPKANVHYYFSNKLSLYAAVLSHILKLWDQSFNSLTPEDDPEEALAAYIHTKIMFSRKNPLASRLFAQEIINGGPHLTEYFGEDYQLWFRGRAQVFKAWSDQGKMDAVDPVHLIFLLWSSTQHYADFSYQIARAIGKDTLEQSDYDQATETLTRIVLKGLGITPNQR, via the coding sequence ATGGACGCAGTTGCGAAAAAATACCGTCCCGGGAAAATCCGGGAAAATAATAAAAAAAGCATTCTGGTCGCTGCCGAACAGGAGTTTGTGACCCATGGCTTCAAAGGCACTACCATGCAGCGCATTGCGGAACGAGCAAACCTGCCCAAGGCCAACGTTCACTACTACTTCAGCAATAAGCTCTCGCTCTATGCTGCCGTTCTGTCGCATATCCTCAAGCTATGGGATCAGAGCTTTAACAGCCTCACTCCTGAGGATGACCCGGAAGAGGCGCTGGCCGCCTATATCCATACCAAAATCATGTTCTCCCGGAAGAATCCCCTGGCATCCAGACTCTTTGCCCAGGAAATCATCAATGGCGGTCCGCACCTGACAGAGTATTTTGGTGAGGACTATCAGCTGTGGTTTCGGGGACGGGCACAGGTGTTCAAAGCATGGTCTGACCAGGGAAAAATGGATGCGGTCGATCCTGTGCACCTTATCTTTCTGCTCTGGTCATCCACACAGCACTATGCAGACTTCTCTTACCAGATAGCCCGGGCCATTGGAAAAGATACGCTTGAGCAGTCTGACTATGACCAGGCAACAGAGACATTAACCCGGATAGTCCTGAAAGGGCTGGGCATTACTCCAAACCAGCGTTAA
- a CDS encoding solute carrier family 23 protein: MCPLKNLYLRHQSLSNPHCQNPDDVPFKYGFSFDWLAFFPIAIIYLITAIESTGDLTANCMISRQPIQGEDYLRRIKGGVLGDGFNSMLAAVFNTFPNTTFSQNNAVIQLTGVASRYVGYFVAGILVILGLFPVTTSLALAGGMNECGRA; this comes from the coding sequence ATATGTCCTCTGAAGAACCTATATTTAAGGCACCAGTCCCTATCCAACCCCCATTGCCAAAATCCTGATGACGTTCCCTTTAAATATGGCTTCTCGTTTGACTGGCTGGCATTTTTTCCCATTGCCATTATTTATCTGATCACTGCCATTGAATCTACCGGTGACCTGACTGCTAACTGCATGATCTCCAGGCAGCCTATCCAGGGGGAAGACTATCTTCGTCGTATTAAAGGCGGCGTTCTGGGCGATGGTTTCAACTCCATGCTGGCTGCAGTTTTCAATACCTTCCCCAACACTACTTTCAGCCAGAATAACGCGGTTATTCAACTGACTGGTGTTGCCAGTCGTTATGTTGGCTATTTTGTGGCTGGGATTCTGGTCATACTCGGATTGTTTCCTGTCACAACAAGTTTGGCGTTAGCGGGTGGCATGAACGAGTGTGGCAGGGCCTGA
- a CDS encoding metallophosphoesterase produces MPHLTIRKAFKSLISLALGIVFMNQCLATEQDCTNLHELQHYSEQLLPLCEADDSATPIQLASDQALEVCDEPDGSGMCRTYFNATGNVADALEDNFSYARLIPFNHHDFYMAFMSDPQYPWSCRSSKENCDDQDKAWQENMNYVQSLNALMDDLGKEQLAGVVINGDLTAFGYDWQFDAYYRLYHNELKMNVYPGLGNHDISNNVDGCFLNNCASRMMLYLRDHVRTLNVRSFDYHSTGTYFEFPSLKKKFSKSFAYSWDIGDIHFVQLNNYPTYTAQWDGWNFARTRRDYFDIQSAREWLANDLEQASSEGKHIILNYHISGFTNEIRDILRRYKISAIFAGHLHSFVGQVDFHTLWDFYGPGEHLPVFLGGATVFQKYMLVRFEEDQFEVSIVNSDQGASYELESEGVYPLN; encoded by the coding sequence ATGCCCCACCTTACCATCCGGAAAGCATTCAAGAGCCTGATCTCTCTCGCTCTGGGCATAGTGTTCATGAATCAATGCCTGGCTACCGAACAAGACTGCACCAACCTGCATGAACTCCAACACTACTCTGAACAGCTATTGCCTCTGTGTGAAGCCGATGATTCGGCCACACCGATCCAGCTGGCCTCCGATCAGGCACTGGAGGTCTGTGATGAACCGGATGGCAGTGGCATGTGCAGAACCTATTTCAACGCTACCGGCAATGTGGCAGATGCGCTGGAAGACAATTTTTCCTATGCGCGGTTGATTCCGTTCAACCATCACGATTTTTATATGGCATTTATGTCAGACCCTCAGTACCCATGGTCATGTCGATCATCAAAAGAAAATTGTGATGACCAGGACAAAGCCTGGCAGGAAAATATGAATTATGTGCAAAGCCTGAATGCATTAATGGATGACCTGGGTAAAGAACAACTGGCCGGCGTCGTCATCAATGGCGACCTGACCGCGTTTGGTTATGACTGGCAGTTCGATGCCTACTACCGGCTATACCACAACGAATTAAAAATGAACGTCTATCCGGGCCTGGGTAATCATGATATTTCCAACAATGTTGATGGCTGCTTTTTGAATAACTGTGCTTCCAGAATGATGCTGTATTTACGAGATCATGTGCGTACGTTGAATGTCCGCAGTTTTGACTATCACAGCACGGGGACTTATTTCGAGTTTCCATCACTGAAAAAAAAATTCAGTAAAAGCTTTGCTTATTCCTGGGATATTGGTGACATCCATTTCGTGCAACTCAATAATTACCCAACCTATACGGCACAATGGGATGGCTGGAACTTTGCCCGGACCCGAAGGGATTATTTTGATATCCAATCCGCCAGAGAGTGGCTGGCCAATGACCTGGAACAGGCCAGCAGTGAAGGCAAACATATTATCCTGAACTACCACATATCCGGCTTTACCAATGAGATAAGAGATATCCTGCGGCGATATAAAATTTCTGCCATTTTTGCCGGTCACCTGCACTCTTTTGTAGGCCAGGTTGATTTTCACACCCTGTGGGATTTCTACGGACCAGGTGAGCACCTCCCTGTGTTTCTGGGAGGCGCTACGGTGTTCCAGAAATACATGCTGGTTCGATTTGAAGAAGATCAATTTGAGGTCAGTATTGTGAACAGTGATCAGGGCGCAAGTTACGAGTTGGAGAGTGAGGGTGTATATCCCCTTAATTAA
- a CDS encoding NirD/YgiW/YdeI family stress tolerance protein codes for MTKGKLAGVILSGFIASACSQETRFNLDQSDTSENPMYHKQSVEEILNTSDDEELVRISGEIVKKIKGKIYLFRGETGEIKVLIDDSALPDQEVKLNSPTIIKGEVDNPPDRAPRVEVDDIHYVF; via the coding sequence ATGACGAAAGGAAAGTTAGCAGGAGTAATCCTGTCAGGTTTTATTGCCTCGGCCTGTTCTCAGGAAACTCGCTTTAATCTTGACCAGAGCGATACGTCCGAAAATCCCATGTATCACAAGCAAAGTGTTGAAGAAATTCTGAACACCTCAGACGATGAAGAACTGGTTCGGATTTCCGGTGAAATTGTTAAGAAAATCAAAGGAAAAATATACCTGTTTCGTGGTGAAACCGGTGAGATTAAAGTACTTATTGATGATTCAGCCCTGCCCGATCAGGAGGTTAAGCTGAACTCTCCCACCATTATTAAAGGTGAGGTGGATAATCCACCCGACAGAGCCCCCAGGGTTGAGGTGGATGATATTCATTATGTCTTTTGA
- the cysQ gene encoding 3'(2'),5'-bisphosphate nucleotidase CysQ, with translation MNDPETLIPELVHIAREAGKGILAVYQQDDLGVQTKADTTPVTKADLAANAVIVNGLEGLPVTYPLLSEESDHPSWQERRNWQRYWLIDPLDGTKEFINRNGEFSVNIALIENNYPLLGIVHLPATDTTYWGGKSLGAWKQVNDGVANEIRPRKFAPQKEVIVLGSRSYGTEQASHYLNALKAVYPGLISRKVGSALKSCLIAEGQADIYPRLGPTSEWDTGAVQAVVEGAGGLFLNPDGQRFSYNLKESLINPDFLVLADKTIQWNNFWPPRS, from the coding sequence ATGAACGATCCTGAGACTTTAATTCCTGAGTTAGTACACATTGCCCGAGAGGCAGGAAAAGGTATTCTCGCCGTCTATCAGCAGGATGATCTCGGGGTACAAACCAAGGCGGATACCACGCCTGTCACCAAGGCTGATCTGGCGGCCAATGCCGTCATCGTTAATGGCCTGGAAGGTCTGCCGGTAACATACCCTCTGCTTTCTGAAGAGTCGGATCATCCCTCCTGGCAGGAAAGAAGAAACTGGCAGCGTTACTGGTTGATTGACCCTCTGGATGGAACCAAAGAGTTTATCAACCGCAATGGTGAATTCTCCGTCAATATTGCCCTGATTGAGAATAACTATCCGCTCCTTGGCATCGTGCATCTGCCCGCGACGGATACCACTTACTGGGGAGGTAAAAGTCTGGGCGCGTGGAAGCAGGTTAACGATGGTGTTGCCAATGAAATCCGCCCCAGAAAGTTCGCCCCCCAGAAGGAAGTCATCGTTCTTGGCAGCCGCAGTTATGGCACAGAACAGGCCAGTCACTACCTTAACGCACTGAAAGCTGTGTATCCGGGCCTGATATCCAGAAAAGTTGGCAGTGCATTAAAAAGCTGCCTGATTGCTGAGGGTCAGGCTGATATCTATCCCAGACTTGGCCCTACGTCTGAATGGGATACCGGGGCTGTTCAGGCGGTTGTTGAAGGGGCAGGCGGATTGTTTCTTAATCCGGATGGCCAGCGCTTCAGTTATAACCTGAAAGAAAGCCTGATTAATCCAGACTTCCTCGTACTGGCTGATAAAACGATTCAATGGAATAATTTCTGGCCGCCGCGTTCCTGA
- the nudE gene encoding ADP compounds hydrolase NudE → MTEHMPQKNKPEIRACREIARTRLFRVEELDIRFANGEERIYERLGEFETGHRGVMVVPLVDHQHFMMIREYAAGTEDYQLTLPKGLAEPGETLQEGGNRELKEEIGFGAQRWHHLGDFTLSPNYMKRSIHIMVAQDLYEETLEGDEPEPLEVETFSFDQLMTLCARPDFTEARVIAALFMVREQLQAGLLG, encoded by the coding sequence ATGACGGAACACATGCCACAGAAAAATAAGCCAGAGATTCGCGCATGCCGGGAAATCGCCCGTACCCGCCTGTTCCGGGTGGAAGAGCTGGATATCCGGTTTGCAAACGGTGAAGAGCGTATTTATGAACGTCTGGGTGAGTTTGAGACAGGACACCGGGGCGTGATGGTTGTGCCACTGGTCGATCACCAGCATTTCATGATGATCAGGGAATACGCTGCCGGAACGGAAGATTACCAGCTCACCCTCCCGAAAGGCCTTGCCGAACCCGGCGAAACCCTGCAAGAAGGGGGCAACAGAGAGCTGAAGGAAGAGATCGGTTTTGGTGCTCAACGCTGGCATCACCTGGGCGACTTCACCCTTTCACCCAACTACATGAAGCGCAGTATTCATATTATGGTGGCGCAGGACCTTTATGAAGAGACGCTGGAGGGCGATGAACCAGAACCCCTGGAAGTCGAGACATTTTCATTTGATCAGTTAATGACGCTGTGTGCCCGGCCGGACTTTACGGAAGCAAGAGTGATCGCAGCCCTGTTTATGGTGCGCGAACAACTTCAAGCCGGGTTGCTGGGTTGA
- the hslR gene encoding ribosome-associated heat shock protein Hsp15 → MSNSEKIRLDKWLWAARFYKTRSIAKEAIDGGKVHLNGQRCKPGKEPRVGDVIKLRAGWDERIVIVKQLSDKRQKAELAQQLYEETPESLQAREEAAENRKALRGAMPRPDHRPDKKQRREILKHKADY, encoded by the coding sequence ATGAGTAATAGTGAAAAGATCAGACTTGATAAATGGCTATGGGCAGCCCGCTTTTATAAGACCCGCAGTATCGCCAAAGAAGCCATAGACGGTGGCAAAGTGCACTTGAATGGCCAGCGGTGCAAGCCAGGCAAAGAGCCCCGGGTGGGTGATGTGATAAAACTTCGTGCTGGCTGGGATGAGCGCATTGTTATCGTTAAGCAGCTCAGTGATAAGCGGCAGAAGGCTGAGCTGGCCCAGCAGCTCTATGAAGAAACACCTGAGAGCCTTCAGGCCCGGGAAGAGGCCGCCGAGAATCGAAAAGCCCTGCGAGGTGCCATGCCCAGACCTGATCACCGTCCGGATAAAAAGCAGCGTCGTGAGATCCTGAAGCATAAGGCGGATTACTGA
- the pdxA gene encoding 4-hydroxythreonine-4-phosphate dehydrogenase PdxA codes for MWPIAEMPPLICIPMGDPAGIGAEIIIKSLCDPELAGTCRPVVLGDVRWLEQAASLCREKVSFRLMQQTTPDLHQPGQINLLDSPITNIDHIMFGKTSAASGAAAYQFIERAVHYVQQQKKSAIVTPPINKLSLKAAKIPHIGHTEILASLTHTHDPITLFQVAGLRVFFLTRHLSLRQACDAIVEDRVFKGIVKSYQILKSLGIPAPSLAVAGLNPHCGENGLFGDEEVCAIEPAVMRARKAGWNITGPIPADSVFHQALNGAYDGVLSMYHDQGHIATKMVDFQRTVSITCGLPFLRTSVDHGTAYDIAGTGQASEVSLTEAIKVAVQYTDGTHRNQ; via the coding sequence GTGTGGCCGATAGCCGAAATGCCTCCCCTGATCTGTATCCCCATGGGTGACCCAGCCGGTATCGGCGCAGAAATCATTATCAAATCACTATGTGACCCGGAGCTTGCCGGAACCTGTCGGCCAGTGGTGCTGGGGGATGTTCGATGGCTGGAACAGGCCGCCAGCCTGTGCAGGGAGAAGGTCAGCTTCCGTTTGATGCAACAAACGACTCCTGACTTGCATCAGCCCGGACAAATCAACCTGCTTGACAGCCCGATCACGAATATCGACCACATCATGTTCGGGAAAACCTCAGCGGCATCCGGCGCAGCAGCATACCAGTTTATTGAGCGAGCGGTTCACTATGTTCAACAGCAGAAAAAAAGTGCCATCGTTACCCCACCCATCAATAAGCTGTCGCTCAAAGCGGCAAAGATTCCTCATATCGGCCATACGGAAATACTGGCATCACTGACTCACACCCATGACCCTATTACGCTCTTCCAGGTTGCCGGGCTCAGGGTTTTCTTTCTTACCCGCCACCTGTCGCTCAGGCAGGCCTGTGATGCCATTGTTGAAGACAGGGTTTTCAAGGGTATTGTCAAGTCTTACCAGATTCTCAAGTCCCTGGGCATCCCTGCGCCATCGCTGGCTGTGGCCGGTTTGAACCCCCACTGTGGCGAGAACGGGCTGTTTGGAGATGAAGAAGTCTGCGCCATTGAGCCTGCGGTGATGCGGGCCAGGAAGGCAGGGTGGAATATCACTGGCCCCATTCCCGCTGATTCCGTGTTCCATCAGGCGCTTAACGGCGCTTATGATGGGGTGCTGTCCATGTATCATGACCAGGGCCATATCGCCACCAAGATGGTGGACTTTCAACGTACGGTTTCCATTACCTGTGGCCTGCCATTTCTGAGAACCTCGGTGGATCACGGAACCGCCTATGATATCGCCGGTACCGGTCAGGCCAGCGAAGTCAGCCTGACGGAAGCGATCAAAGTCGCCGTACAATATACCGATGGAACCCACCGGAATCAGTAA
- a CDS encoding DeoR/GlpR family DNA-binding transcription regulator, whose translation MLPVERREHILAFVEEKGCANIEEMAERFDVSQMTIRRDIRTLEQEDKLRVTYGGAVSKSFLMEDIPYEKKNAVNIEEKKSIAHEALKQIREGQIVLLDSGTSTMALAKLMMRMKVTVITTDLKIALQLSDSSTVKVFTTGGNVSAITKAHTDVAALSFLDSINADIAFLATNSWSLNNGVTTASNDHYYIRRKMMERANKTVLLADSSKFGASSMKTIARLEELDCIITDSKFDEENLAAIREAGGNIILPS comes from the coding sequence ATGCTTCCGGTTGAACGTCGCGAACATATTCTTGCTTTTGTTGAAGAAAAAGGCTGTGCCAACATCGAAGAAATGGCCGAACGTTTCGATGTCTCCCAAATGACCATCCGTCGTGATATTCGCACCCTGGAGCAAGAAGACAAGCTGCGCGTGACCTATGGCGGTGCTGTGTCCAAAAGCTTCCTGATGGAAGATATCCCTTACGAAAAGAAAAACGCGGTGAATATCGAAGAGAAAAAATCCATCGCCCATGAAGCCCTGAAGCAGATTCGTGAAGGGCAGATCGTTCTGCTGGACTCTGGTACCAGTACAATGGCACTGGCCAAGCTGATGATGCGCATGAAGGTCACCGTGATCACCACTGACCTGAAAATTGCCCTGCAGCTGTCAGACTCGTCAACGGTTAAGGTGTTCACCACCGGGGGTAATGTCAGTGCCATCACCAAGGCGCACACGGATGTTGCGGCCCTGTCATTCCTCGACAGCATTAATGCGGATATCGCCTTCCTGGCCACCAACAGCTGGAGCCTGAACAATGGCGTGACCACCGCATCCAACGATCACTACTACATCCGTCGCAAAATGATGGAACGGGCCAATAAAACCGTTCTGCTGGCGGATTCCAGTAAATTTGGTGCCTCCAGCATGAAAACCATTGCCCGTCTGGAAGAGCTGGATTGCATTATCACCGACAGCAAGTTTGATGAAGAGAACCTGGCCGCAATCCGCGAAGCCGGTGGCAATATCATTCTGCCGTCCTGA